The sequence GCTGTACCGCCTGATGAGCCGGCTGGAGTACCTGACCTCCTCGCCGACCCTCTTCAACTCCGGCACCCGGCACCCGCAGATGTCCAGCTGCTACCTGCTGGACTCGCCGCTGGACAACCTGGACTCGATCTACTCCCGCTACGCGCAGATCGCCCGGCTGTCCAAGCACGCCGGCGGCATCGGCCTGTCCTACTCCCGGATCCGCTCCCGCGGCTCGCTGATCCGCGGCACCAACGGCAAGTCCAACGGCATCGTGCCGTTCCTGCGCACCCTCGACTCCTCGGTCGCCGCCGTCAACCAGGGCGGCCGCCGCAAGGGCGCGGCCTGCGTCTACCTGGAGACCTGGCACGCGGACATCGAGGAGTTCCTCGAGCTGCGCGACAACACCGGTGAGGAGGCGCGCCGCACCCACAACCTGAACCTGGCGCACTGGATCCCGGACGAGTTCATGCGCCGGGTGAACGCCAACGCCGACTGGTCGCTGTTCTCCCCCGCCGACGTGCCCGAGCTGGTCGACCTGTGGGGCGCCGAGTTCGACGAGGCGTACCTGAAGGCCGAGCTGGCCGGCAAGGCCGTCCGCACCATCCCCGCGCAGACCCTCTACGCCCGGATGATGCGCACCCTGGCGCAGACCGGCAACGGCTGGATGACCTTCAAGGACGCCTCCAACCGCGCCGCCAACCAGACCGCGCTGCCGGGCCGCACGGTGCACAGCTCCAACCTCTGCACCGAGATCCTCGAGGTCACCGACGACTCCGAGACCGCGGTCTGCAACCTCGGCTCGGTCAACCTCGGCGCCCACGTCGCCGCCGGTGCCACGGCCGCCGACCTGCTGAACGCGATGGACTGGGACCGGCTGGACGCGACCGTCCGCACCGCCGTCACCTTCCTCGACCGCGTGGTGGACATCAACTTCTACCCGACCCCCGAGGCCGGCGCCTCCAACAACCGCTGGCGCCCGGTCGGCCTCGGCGTGATGGGCCTGCAGGACGTCTTCTTCCAGCTGCGGATCGACTTCGACTCCGCCGAGGCGAAGACCCTGTCGACCCTCATCTCCGAGCGCATCATGCTCACCGCCTACGAGCGCTCCGCCGACCTGGCCGAGCAGCTGGGCCGGCACGAGGCGTACGACGAGACCCGCGCCGCCCGCGGCGAGCTGCACATCGACCACTTCCCGACCGCCGCGCCGGAGTGGGCCGACCGCTGGGACGCGCTGCGCGCCCGCATCGCCACCACCGGCCTGCGCAACTCGCTGCTGCTCGCGATCGCGCCGACCGCGACCATCGCGTCCATCGTCGGCGTCTACGAGTGCATCGAGCCGCAGGTGTCCAACCTGTTCAAGCGCGAGACCCTGAGCGGCGAGTTCCTCCAGGTCAACCCGTACCTGGTGCGCGACCTCAAGGAGCTCGGCGTCTGGGACCAGCAGACCCGGGACTCGCTGCGCGACGCCAACGGCTCCGTGCAGGAGCTCGGCTGGCTGCCCGCCGAGGTGCGTTCGCTGTACCGCACCGCCTGGGAGCTGCCGCAGCGCGCGCTGATCGACCTGGCGGCCGCCCGGATGCCGTACATCGACCAGAGCCAGTCGCTGAACCTGTTCATGGCCGCGCCGACCATCGGCAAGCTCAGCTCGATGTACGCCTACGCGTGGAAGGTCGGTCTGAAGACCACCTACTACCTGCGCTCGCGTCCGGCCACCCGGATCGCCCAGGCCGCGTCGGGCGCCGCCCGCGCCGCCGCGCCGGTGCCGGTGAACACCCCGACCATGACCCCGGAGGAGGAGGCCGCACTGGCCTGCTCCCTGGAGAACCCCGAGTCCTGCGAGGCCTGCCAGTAATGTCCGACGACCGCGAGAAGATGCTGCTCGACCCCGGGTTCGAGCTGACCCTGCGCCCGATGCGCTACCCGTCGTTCTACGACCGGTACCGCGACGCCATCAAGAACACCTGGACGGTGGAGGAGGTGGACCTGCACTCGGACGTCGCCGACCTGGCGAAGCTGAGTGAGGGCGAGCGGCACATGATCGGCCGGCTGGTGGCGTTCTTCGCGACCGGTGACTCGATCGTGTCGAACAACGTGGTGCTGAGCCTGTACAAGCACATCAACTCCCCGGAGGCGCGGCTCTACCTGAGCCGTCAGCTGTTCGAGGAGGCCGTGCACGTCCAGTTCTACCTGACGCTGCTGGACACCTACCTTCCGGACCCGGAGGACCGCAATGCGGCCTTCGCCGCGGTGGAGAACATCCCCTCCATCCACCAGAAGGCGCAGTTCTGCTTCAAGTACATGAACGCGGTCGACCACATCGACTCGCTGCAGACCAAGGACGACCGGCGGGCGTTCCTGCTGAACCTGATCTGCTTCGCGGCGTGCGTGGAGGGTCTGTTCTTCTACGGCGCGTTCGCGTACGTGTACTGGTTCCGGAGCCGGGGCCTGCTGCACGGTCTCGCGACCGGGACCAACTGGGTGTTCCGCGACGAGTCCATGCACATGGACTTCGCGATGTCGGTGGTCGACACCGTGCGCGAGGAGGAGCCGGACCTCTTCGACGAGAAGATGGCGCAGCAGGTCACGGAGATGCTGGAGGAGGCCGTCGAGGCCGAGCTCCAGTTCGCCCAGGACCTGTGCGGCGACGGTCTGCCCGGCATGAACACCGCGTCGATGCGGGAGTACCTGCAGGCGGTGGCCGACCAGCGTCTGGCGCGGCTGGGGATGCCGATCCGCTACGGATCGACGAACCCGTTCGGCTTCATGGAGCTGCAGAACGTCCAGGAGCTGACCAACTTCTTCGAGCGCCGGGTGTCGGCGTACCAGGTCGCGGTCGAGGGCTCGGTCGCCTTCGACGACGACTTCTAGAAGAGACGGCAGGAACAGACAGGGGTGCCCCGCCCGGCGCGAAGCCGGGCGGGGCACCCCTGTTGTGTCAGCCGGTCGGAAACTCCCCACCCTTGACCCCGGAGAGGAACGAGGACCAGGCAGCGGCTCCGAACACCAGCGCCGGCCCCTCTGGGTCCTTCGAGTCACGGACCGGCACACCCCCTGCCGAGCCGACCGCCACCTCAACGCACTCACTCTGCGCACCCGAATACGAAGACTTGCGCCACTCGACTCCTGAGAACTCGCTCACGATCTAGACCTTCTCACTCGCGATGCGCTCGATGAGCGCGATCGATTCATTGCGGGGCAGCGACTCCGCCAGTGCGCGGCGGAACAGGTTGGCGTACTTGAACACCTCGTCCGGCTCCTCGATGTACAGAGTGCTGAGGAGACTGTCGACATACACAACGTCCGTCTCGGCCTCCTCGGGAAAGCTGAGGATGGTGACCGGTCCGAACAGAGCGGCGTGGATCTCCGACGCCTCCGGCAAAATCTGTACGTTGATGTTCGGACTCCCGGCAGACTCGGCGAGAGAACGAAGCTGCTCTCGCATCACCGATCGACCACCGACATGATGTCTGAGTGCTGATTCCGAGAGCACGGCCCAGACCCTCATCGGTGCTTCTCTGGCCAGAACCGACCGGCGCTCCTGGCGGACCTTCGTCAAGATCTCGATCTGATCCGGCGTCGCGTCCTCTATCTGCGCCCTCACAACAGCCCTGGTGTAGTCCTCGGTCTGCAAAATCCCCGGCACCAGAAGGGTTTGGATGCTGTACATGTCCGACGCGTCGGACTCCAGCGCGATGTAGTCGGCATAGAGAGGCGACAACGCCTCCGAGTAGCGGTCCCACCATCCGCGCAGACGGCCTTCACGCGACAGGGTCTCCATCCGACCTCTGGAGTCCGGGTCCGTCACCCCGTACAGGTCGAGCAAGAGCCGAAGATCCACCAATCGAATCCCCGACTGGGCAGCCTCGATTCGACTGATCTTGCTCTCGGCGCACGCCAGATGCCGAGCTGACTGGGCAAGCGTCAGATTGGCATCTACCCGCAACTCCTTGAGCATTCGGGACAGCCTCCGCTGCCGAACCGTCGGGTTCCTGTTCACGGGCACCGTCGCGACCTCCCCACTTCTGTGAGCTGTCAGTCTGCCTCCCCACCGCACTGACAACAATCTTTGCCCGCTTCCAAAGTAGGGACTTGCACTTTGCAAGTTCACAGGAGCATGCTACTTAACGTAGCCCGATGCTCGACACACCGTGATCATTGCGGCTCGCCACCCGGGCATCCCCATGCCTTCTTCAGCCGTCTTCACCCCGCACCCTCCGGAGGTGGCTCCGCCATGCCTGAAACCCACTCCCCCTCCCCCACTCCCAGCGAGCAGACCTGCTGGCTGCCCCGGCACCACAAGTCCCCCCGGGCCGCCCGCCGGGAGCTCCGCGAGTTCCTCCTCCCCCACCCCGCCGGCGAACCCCTCCTCCCCGTCGGCGAGTTGCTCGTCAGCGAGCTGGTCACCAACGCCGTCCAGCACGCCCGTGCCCCGCGCGGGCGCCTGATCTTCGTCCGCTTCCTCCTCAGCCTGGACGACACCCTCCGGATCGAGGTCCACGACGCCGACAGCGAGAAGCCCTCGCTCCGCCCCGCCACCAGCGCCGACGAGAGCGGCCGAGGACTGCTCCTCATCCAGGAGTTGGCGACCCAGTGGGGCTGCTGCCCCCGCGTCGGCGGCATCGGGAAGTTCGTCTGGTGCCACCTCTCCCCCGACGCGGCCGCCGCGTGAGTCCCGTCCGGGCCGGGATCTCGGGCGTCATGCTGCCCGCCGACTTCCCGAGCCTCGACCACGCGCTGCCCGTTCTCTGGGAGCGCGTCCGGGAACTCCCGGTCCGCGAGGCCCACCGGGACTTCATCAGGATCTGCATCGGCCCGGGCGGCGGCGAGGGCGTCGCCCGCTGCCTGGCCCGGGGCGGCCTCTGGCGCACCACCCTCTACATCGGCGAGATGGCCACCTGGACCGCCCACCCGATCACCATCACCACCCACCAGCCCTGAACCGCCGCTCCGCCCGGCGCCCCGCCGGGCGGAGCGGCCAGCACGTTCAGCGTCACCACGCCCCCCGAACCACCGTGAAGTGCACACTTCCGTCATGAGTGAGGAACTGCCCGAGCTGGAGGACGAAGTCGCGCTCGCCCGCCATCGGTCCCGCCAGGCTGCCGGAATTGCGATCGAGGTGCCGCACGAGGATGTCCGCTCCATCCTGGGCCTGGAGCGCGAGTGAGCTACCGAATCATCTGAGACGTTGCCGTCGTCGCGCTGCCCGATTACACAGTCAGCCTGATGTGCCCCGCCCGGACCGCCGGGCGGGGCACATCGGTTCAATCACCCAAACGGAAGGACCGCCGTGCTGCGCCCGGCCAGGGCGCGCGAGTATGCAAGCGCTTCGCTACCCAGAGCGCGGTAGTTGAGCACGGGATCGCCCGCCGTCACCAGGGCGGTCGCACATTCACCGCACCACGGTCGGGGCGGGTCCACATCCAGGTCCTCGATGACCGCTTCAGCTGTCCGGCACTCCGCGCAGATCGGCATACCGCCGGCCCTCCTCGCCGTCTCAGGACCAGGTGGAGCCGCACGACGTGCAGCCCCAACGGCCCTCCAAAGTCTGGTAGGTGGCGCTCGACCCGCAGACCGGGCAAACGCGGGCCCCCGCCTCCGAGTCGCGCTCCAGCAGGCTACCGGGCAACCGGCCGGGGTGAGGCGGGATCGAGATAGCAGGCCGATCGAGCAGGGTCTCGCTCATGACGCACTCCTCCGAGTGAGGATCAACACTGGGATGCGCCCGGCCGGGGCAGTGCCAGGAAACCCCGCACGGCCCTGGCCGTGGAGAGCTTCGCGGCGCTCCCGCACGCCCTGTGCGTGCCCCGCACACGCCATGCACGCCCCTGCTGTCACCGGCGACTCGACCGATACCGTGGCTACTCCGTGCAGTCGAAGGGCAGCACTGTGTCAATGAACCCACGCGACATCGGGGCGATCATCAGGGCGGCCCGATGCGCCCAACGAATGACCCAGGCCCAACTCGGCCGAACCTGCGGTTACTCGGCATCCGCGATCAGCCGGGTCGAAGGTGGAACACTTCGCCTCTCAGAGCAGTCACTCCTACTGATGACCCGCACCCTCGGAATCCCCGTCGACGCGATCAGAGCCAGCCGACCCGCTACCCTGGCGCCAGATATGACTCTGGATCAGGAGGATGCGATGCGGCGCAGGCAGCTGCTCCTGGCAGGCATGGCGGCGACCGGAGCATCGATGATTCCATCATCCGCTTTCGCTGCCACCCGCCCAGACTCCTCGACCCAGATCGTCCGGGCTCTGTACGAGCCCGAGAGCAGCGCTTCCATCTCGCTTCGACAGCTCCGGCAGTTCCTCGCCGAGGCCCATTCGCAGTTCACCGCAGCCCAGTACCAGGACCTCGGCGAGGCCCTGCCCGGGTTGCTGGGAACGGCCCAGGCAACGCGCGATGCCATGTCCGGCCGGTCCCGGGAGGAAGCCCAGGCACAGGTGGCCAGAGCGTGGATCCTGGCGACAGAGTTGGCGCTCAAGCAGCATTCGGATGTCGCCTGGCCTGCGGCAGACCGCGCCCTGGCGGCGGCCCAGGCGAGCGGCGACCCGGTTGTGGAGGGTGAGGCAGCACGGGTGCTGGCAATCACCATGCGGCGCGCAGGGAGACCAGCCGCCGGAGTCGATCTCCTGCGCCGCACCGCCGGCTCGCTGGCGCAGAATAGGGACACCGTGTCCCGGGCCGTAGGGGCGACGCTCCTGATGACAGCCGCATACACCGCCGCGTGCGGTCGGCGACGCAGCGATGCCCTTGACCTCATGACTGGTGCGGCGGACGCCGTGGCCCGTCTCTCGGGAACCAGCACGCAGCCCCGAGAACGACTGTTCACAGTCGATGCCACTGCGGCACAGGCAGATCTGTACTGGATCGGGGTACACACGGCCTTGGGCACTCCCGACGAGGCCGTCCCGTACGCGGCGCGGATCGTCCCGGGCCAACTACCGACCGTCGAACGCCGAGCCAGGTACGGAACGGACTGTGCCCGTATGTGGCAGCGTCTCGGCGACCATCGACGCACCTTGGAAGCGCTGCGGTTCACCGAGCAGGTGGCACCGGAGGAGCTTCGCCGACCGGCGCTGCGAGCGCTGACGGCCGAACTCCTCTACGCGCCCGTGACGGTGGCCGGCGTACGGGAGTTCGCCGAGCGCACTGGGGCGCCGCCGCAGTAGCGAGGCGCCCCGGACAACACGGAGGCCGGTGCGGGATCGCTCCCGCACCGGCCTCCGTCCAACAACCTTCGGGCCCCTAGTTGTTCGGGACGGTCGCGTAGCGCGGCGTGCCCTCGCCCATCTGCTTGAGCGCGTCCTTGCGGTCGCGCTTCGACAGCTTGTCGATGTAGAGGAAGCCGTACAGGTGGTCGGTCTCGTGCTGGAGGCAGCGGGCGAAGAAGCCGGTGCCCTCGACGCGGATCGGGTTGCCGTCCTTGTCCTGGCCCGTCACCGCGGCGTACTCGGGGCGCGGCAGCTCGGCGTAGGCGGTCGGCACCGACAGGCAGCCCTCGTTGCCGTCGTCCAGGACCCGCTGGCGGTCCTTGGGGAACTCCTCCAGCACCGGGTTGATCACGTGCCCGATGTGGCGCACGCCCTCGTCGTCCGGGCAGTCGTAGACGAAGACCTTGAGGTCCACACCGATCTGGTTGGCGGCCAGGCCCACGCCCTCCGCCGCGTACATCGACTGGAACATGTCGTCGATCAGCGCGGACAGCTCGGCGTCGAACGCCGTCACGTCCTTGACCTCGCGGTGCAGCACCGGGTTGCCGAAGACCGTGATCGGGCGCGCGGTGCCCTTGGTCAGGTCCGGCTCCGCTCCGACCACCTTCGCGGGCGCCTCGGGCGCCGCCCCCTCCACGTCGTGCTCGTGCTCGTGGTCGTGCTGCTCGGCCATGTCTTCCGCTTCCATAGGTCTACGCGTACCTCACCAGGGTACTCAGCACACCTCTTCGAGATCCCGGTAAGCCCGGGTCCCGGGGGCGGCCGCCGCCCAGCGGTCCAGCAGGGTGCGCACCAGGTGCGCCGGCGCTGCGATCCCGCACTCGCGTTCGGCCAGCCAGGACATCCCGCCCGCGCCCGGGGTCAGGTGGCTGAGGTGGCCCGGGTGCGCGGCGTCGCCGTCGTCGTGCGGGTCGTGGTGGGCGGTGTGCCCGTCGTCGGTGGCCATCCGGCTCTCCGAACAGGCCCGGCAGAGCAGCCGCACCGAGGACGTCCAGTCCTCGGCCGCGTAGCCGGCGTCCGCGACCAGCCGCTCCAGCGCGTCCCGGTCCGCCTCGGTCGCCGCCTGGAGCAGCACCACGTAGGTCGGCACCGGCGACGGCGCCCACAGCTCGATCTCGTCGAACACCGGGTACGCCACCCCGTCGGTGACCCGCTCCCCGTGCGGGGCGCCGTCGTGCAGCACGACCTCGCCCCAGCGTCTGCCGGAGGAGGGCAGCGGGATCGACAGCACCTCGATCCGGGCCGGGTCCAGCCGCCGGCCCCACACCACCTCGGACTCGCCCTCCGGGGAGAGCCGCACCGGGGTGGTGCCCAGGTCCAGGCTGACCGGGCCGTCGCCGTGGGTGCCCTGGCCGCCCGGCAGCTTCAGCCCGTACGCCTGCCAGGACCGGCGGGCCAGCGGCCAGTCCTGGAGCGCGGTCGCGGTGATGCCGAGGTTCCACCAGTCGGGTGCGCCCTGTTCGCGGTCGAGCAGCGCCACCGCCCGGAGGCCGGCCGCCCGGGCCTGCTCCCAGTCGCGGCGGAACTTGTGCAGCAGCGCCAGGTTGAACCACGAGTCGGAGAGCCACGGTTCCAGGTCGGCCGCCATGACCAGCAGCGCGCCGGCGTCCTCGTAGCGCCCGTCGCCGATCAGCGTGAATGCCCGGTCGGTCGTCTGCCGCCAGGTGGCGGACGGCCGGTGCCGTGCCCGGTGGAAGATCCTCACGTTCGTCCCTGCCGTCGTCGTCCGCTCAAGTCCGGTGTCCGTTCCCGTGTCCGCTCCCGCGCCACGGGCCCGGTGTCCCGGGTCGGTTTTCCACGCTACGACCGCATCCAACCACGACGGCCACTGCCCGCGCTCCCCACCGCCGAGGTTGCCCGTAACCGACCCCCACCCCAGCCTGCCCGCCGCGCCCCGGCTCCTCAACCCCGGGCCGCACCGGTCGGGCCCGGGCTCCGGCCCGCCCCGCGCCCTCCCTGTGCACGCCCCGCGCCCTCCCCACGCACACCGCGAGCCCGCCGTGACGACGCCGGACGGGCGCGCGCGGACGCCCACGAGCGCCCCCGCGACGCCCGCCACCGGCCGCCGGGTCCTCAGCCGCGCACCCGGACCAGCGCGTCCACCACCCGGGCGTCGTACAGCCGCCCCCGCCCCAGCCGCAGCGCCTCCAGCACCTCCAGCCGGCCCACGGCCTCCCCCAGCCCGCGCCCCCGCGCCGCCGTCAGCAGGTCGTCGTGCGCGTTCGCCACCCGGATGATCCGCGCCGCCAGCGGCACCGCCCGCCCGCCGCCCTCCGGCCCGGGGTGCGGATCGGCCAGCCGGGCGACCTGTTCGGCCACCTGCCGGGGCACCCCGGTGCGCCGGATCACCTCACTGCCCAGCCGGGCGATCCGCTGCTGCTCCGCGTCCGGCAGCAGCGCCGTCGCCCCGCCGGGCACCGGCTCCACCAGCGACAGCTGCCCCACGTCGTGCATCAGCGCCGCGTACTCCAGCAGGGCCAGCTCCCGGGTGCCCAGGCCCAGCTCGCGGCCGACCGCGCAGGCCGTGTCGGCCACCCGGCGGGCGTGCCCCGGCGGGGTGTAGCCCGCCACCTCGGTGGCCTTGGCCAGGCTGGCGATGGTCTGCCCGGTGGTGGCCCGGACCGCCGCTGCCCGCCGGAACGACACCTGTGCCAGCAGCAGCGGCGCGCAGAACAGCGGCAGCGCCCACAGGCCCACCTCCCCGGCGGCCAGGCTGACCAGCATCCCGGTGGCGGCGATCGCCGAGCCGATCCCGAACAGCGAGCGCATCTCGTCCTCCAGCCCGGCCGGGAACCGCAGCCCGCTGCGGGCCCGC comes from Streptomyces sp. TLI_053 and encodes:
- the def gene encoding peptide deformylase yields the protein MAEQHDHEHEHDVEGAAPEAPAKVVGAEPDLTKGTARPITVFGNPVLHREVKDVTAFDAELSALIDDMFQSMYAAEGVGLAANQIGVDLKVFVYDCPDDEGVRHIGHVINPVLEEFPKDRQRVLDDGNEGCLSVPTAYAELPRPEYAAVTGQDKDGNPIRVEGTGFFARCLQHETDHLYGFLYIDKLSKRDRKDALKQMGEGTPRYATVPNN
- a CDS encoding DUF397 domain-containing protein, which encodes MVSEFSGVEWRKSSYSGAQSECVEVAVGSAGGVPVRDSKDPEGPALVFGAAAWSSFLSGVKGGEFPTG
- a CDS encoding DUF5753 domain-containing protein: MLKELRVDANLTLAQSARHLACAESKISRIEAAQSGIRLVDLRLLLDLYGVTDPDSRGRMETLSREGRLRGWWDRYSEALSPLYADYIALESDASDMYSIQTLLVPGILQTEDYTRAVVRAQIEDATPDQIEILTKVRQERRSVLAREAPMRVWAVLSESALRHHVGGRSVMREQLRSLAESAGSPNINVQILPEASEIHAALFGPVTILSFPEEAETDVVYVDSLLSTLYIEEPDEVFKYANLFRRALAESLPRNESIALIERIASEKV
- a CDS encoding helix-turn-helix transcriptional regulator, translated to MNPRDIGAIIRAARCAQRMTQAQLGRTCGYSASAISRVEGGTLRLSEQSLLLMTRTLGIPVDAIRASRPATLAPDMTLDQEDAMRRRQLLLAGMAATGASMIPSSAFAATRPDSSTQIVRALYEPESSASISLRQLRQFLAEAHSQFTAAQYQDLGEALPGLLGTAQATRDAMSGRSREEAQAQVARAWILATELALKQHSDVAWPAADRALAAAQASGDPVVEGEAARVLAITMRRAGRPAAGVDLLRRTAGSLAQNRDTVSRAVGATLLMTAAYTAACGRRRSDALDLMTGAADAVARLSGTSTQPRERLFTVDATAAQADLYWIGVHTALGTPDEAVPYAARIVPGQLPTVERRARYGTDCARMWQRLGDHRRTLEALRFTEQVAPEELRRPALRALTAELLYAPVTVAGVREFAERTGAPPQ
- a CDS encoding transposase, giving the protein MSETLLDRPAISIPPHPGRLPGSLLERDSEAGARVCPVCGSSATYQTLEGRWGCTSCGSTWS
- a CDS encoding HD domain-containing protein — encoded protein: MSARRGAEPTAVAGRGGDSEGCAGVVCAVHGAALALLAASLGAVAVRGLSAPGVALAFLTLITLGECVRITLPGDREQAPIGAAGALAYALLGPLRGLPTGHGVLQVVAVTGAGLLLALLPGALAPLLGPRHGVRRRVRAPWRERARRDGAARRLLGAAFAAAVFQPLYNSGVVDRFSADGPAYGAFLTAVAALAALCDAVLAAVLRRARSGLRFPAGLEDEMRSLFGIGSAIAATGMLVSLAAGEVGLWALPLFCAPLLLAQVSFRRAAAVRATTGQTIASLAKATEVAGYTPPGHARRVADTACAVGRELGLGTRELALLEYAALMHDVGQLSLVEPVPGGATALLPDAEQQRIARLGSEVIRRTGVPRQVAEQVARLADPHPGPEGGGRAVPLAARIIRVANAHDDLLTAARGRGLGEAVGRLEVLEALRLGRGRLYDARVVDALVRVRG
- a CDS encoding ribonucleoside-diphosphate reductase subunit alpha, with protein sequence MPAQGSSSVPADPTVADPGGSLLRLLTDRSADLPQVDPGHVAAAALRGRHAGSDFAELRGLAVDAAASMIAEDPQYSKLAARLLALEIVDEAATQGVVSFSTSIAVGHAEGLIGDTTAAFVAKHTATLDALVDTKGDDRFEYFGLRTVQSRYLLRHPITRKVVETPQYFLLRVACGLAVGDTEQSVREVAELYRLMSRLEYLTSSPTLFNSGTRHPQMSSCYLLDSPLDNLDSIYSRYAQIARLSKHAGGIGLSYSRIRSRGSLIRGTNGKSNGIVPFLRTLDSSVAAVNQGGRRKGAACVYLETWHADIEEFLELRDNTGEEARRTHNLNLAHWIPDEFMRRVNANADWSLFSPADVPELVDLWGAEFDEAYLKAELAGKAVRTIPAQTLYARMMRTLAQTGNGWMTFKDASNRAANQTALPGRTVHSSNLCTEILEVTDDSETAVCNLGSVNLGAHVAAGATAADLLNAMDWDRLDATVRTAVTFLDRVVDINFYPTPEAGASNNRWRPVGLGVMGLQDVFFQLRIDFDSAEAKTLSTLISERIMLTAYERSADLAEQLGRHEAYDETRAARGELHIDHFPTAAPEWADRWDALRARIATTGLRNSLLLAIAPTATIASIVGVYECIEPQVSNLFKRETLSGEFLQVNPYLVRDLKELGVWDQQTRDSLRDANGSVQELGWLPAEVRSLYRTAWELPQRALIDLAAARMPYIDQSQSLNLFMAAPTIGKLSSMYAYAWKVGLKTTYYLRSRPATRIAQAASGAARAAAPVPVNTPTMTPEEEAALACSLENPESCEACQ
- a CDS encoding ATP-binding protein, coding for MPETHSPSPTPSEQTCWLPRHHKSPRAARRELREFLLPHPAGEPLLPVGELLVSELVTNAVQHARAPRGRLIFVRFLLSLDDTLRIEVHDADSEKPSLRPATSADESGRGLLLIQELATQWGCCPRVGGIGKFVWCHLSPDAAAA
- a CDS encoding ribonucleotide-diphosphate reductase subunit beta produces the protein MSDDREKMLLDPGFELTLRPMRYPSFYDRYRDAIKNTWTVEEVDLHSDVADLAKLSEGERHMIGRLVAFFATGDSIVSNNVVLSLYKHINSPEARLYLSRQLFEEAVHVQFYLTLLDTYLPDPEDRNAAFAAVENIPSIHQKAQFCFKYMNAVDHIDSLQTKDDRRAFLLNLICFAACVEGLFFYGAFAYVYWFRSRGLLHGLATGTNWVFRDESMHMDFAMSVVDTVREEEPDLFDEKMAQQVTEMLEEAVEAELQFAQDLCGDGLPGMNTASMREYLQAVADQRLARLGMPIRYGSTNPFGFMELQNVQELTNFFERRVSAYQVAVEGSVAFDDDF